The Chitinivibrionales bacterium genome window below encodes:
- a CDS encoding MgtC/SapB family protein, with translation MLSPGDAAIRIVFASLLGALIGLERDMHGRSAGLRTHILVAMGAAVFTIISVNIACSAGTSVSDPARIAAQIVTGIGFLGAGVILKDGANIRGLTTAACLWIAAAVGMTAGSGYYLIAGTVALLALFGLVALKYFEKLYRSDSHRVLSITSSLKIEHDAIIDIIKQKHIAVLNTDIERDYLSDTTTVKATLRIKHKLTDRAAKEIIALLESSEIPLKRVEWSEKG, from the coding sequence ATGCTCTCACCCGGTGACGCAGCTATTCGGATTGTTTTTGCCTCCCTTTTGGGGGCGCTGATCGGCCTTGAACGAGACATGCACGGACGGTCCGCGGGGCTTCGTACCCACATTCTGGTTGCCATGGGCGCCGCGGTCTTTACCATTATTTCGGTGAACATTGCCTGTAGTGCGGGAACTTCTGTTTCCGATCCGGCCCGCATTGCGGCCCAGATAGTCACCGGTATCGGTTTTTTAGGCGCCGGAGTCATCCTCAAAGACGGCGCCAATATCAGAGGTCTTACCACCGCCGCCTGCCTCTGGATCGCCGCCGCCGTGGGCATGACCGCCGGCAGTGGATACTACCTGATCGCCGGGACCGTCGCCCTCCTCGCCCTCTTCGGACTGGTGGCCCTGAAATATTTCGAAAAACTTTACCGAAGCGATTCCCACCGGGTGCTTTCCATTACCTCCTCGCTGAAAATCGAGCATGACGCCATTATCGACATCATAAAACAAAAACATATCGCCGTCCTCAATACCGACATTGAACGGGATTACCTCTCCGATACCACCACTGTTAAAGCCACGCTCAGAATCAAACATAAACTCACCGACCGGGCAGCAAAAGAAATCATCGCCTTGCTCGAATCATCGGAGATTCCGCTCAAACGGGTGGAGTGGAGTGAGAAGGGATAA